In Drosophila yakuba strain Tai18E2 chromosome X, Prin_Dyak_Tai18E2_2.1, whole genome shotgun sequence, a single genomic region encodes these proteins:
- the LOC6523840 gene encoding uncharacterized protein LOC6523840, whose amino-acid sequence MKLDDKQKRLGHEPPKYLNEDFFKAALEDGLRDMRVDIKKIIFSESSGGGGENYCSKIYRAKALYRSSKRQLDEELALIVKSIAITPATQFLEELAVYLREKIFYFDVLGKLEVLIGDGSKFGAKCLYTTREPIQTIVFDDLTQYGYKLASRQSGLNEEHCVVILKKLGKFHASSMVLAEKEPSVREHFTTGMLDENYIRTNERFINFMTLQCRTLANVVSKWPGYELLAEKLHHHCDNIKENLVTTGRPLPGEITVLNHGDLWVNNFMYKYDDEQPTQPIDAIFVDFQNSFFGSPGCDINFFLNSSVQLDVLIHRREFLIQTYYASLRDSLERMHSAFVPSYADIQQEIRARELYGFFSSYAFLPMVTMKKEDSFDISIEALSDQDFAKKKVQLMFSSNPRTTDTLRYALRRFDELGIFD is encoded by the exons ATGAAGCTGGACGACAAGCAGAAGCGCCTGGGCCACGAGCCCCCCAAGTACCTCAACGAGGACTTCTTCAAGGCGGCGCTGGAGGACGGACTTCGGGACATGCGGGTGGACATCAAGAAGATCATCTTCTCCGAGTCGAGTGGTGGCGGCGGTGAGAACTACTGCAGCAAGATCTACAGGGCCAAGGCCCTCTACCGCAGCAGCAAACGGCAGCTGGACGAGGAGCTGGCCCTGATCGTCAAGAGCATTGCCATCACGCCGGCCACCCAGTTCCTCGAGGAGCTGGCCGTGTATCTGCGCGAGAAGATCTTCTACTTCGACGTCCTCGGCAAACTGGAGGTCTTGATCGGCGACGGCTCCAAGTTCGGAGCCAAGTGCCTCTACACAACCCGCGAGCCCATCCAGACGATCGTCTTCGACGACCTCACCCAGTACGGCTACAAGTTGGCCAGCCGGCAGAGCGGGCTCAACGAGGAGCACTGCGTGGTCATCCTCAAGAAGCTGGGCAAGTTTCACGCCAGCTCCATGGTGCTGGCCGAGAAG GAACCCAGTGTCCGCGAGCACTTCACCACCGGAATGCTGGACGAGAACTACATCCGCACCAACGAGCGGTTCATCAACTTCATGACCCTCCAGTGCCGGACTTTGGCCAACGTCGTCTCGAAGTGGCCCGGATACGAGTTGCTGGCCGAGAAGCTGCACCACCACTGCGACAACATCAAGGAGAACCTGGTGACCACCGGACGGCCGTTGCCCGGAGAGATCACTGTGCTGAATCACGGCGACCTGTGGGTGAACAACTTCATGTACAAATACGACGACGAGCAGCCCACGCAGCCCATCGATGCCATCTTC GTGGACTTCCAAAACAGCTTCTTCGGCAGCCCTGGCTGCGACATCAACTTCTTCCTAAACAGCAGCGTCCAGCTGGACGTGCTGATCCACCGGCGCGAGTTCCTCATCCAGACCTACTACGCCTCCCTGAGGGACAGCCTGGAGCGGATGCACTCGGCGTTCGTGCCCAGCTACGCAGACATTCAGCAGGAGATCCGGGCCAGGGAGCTGTACGGCTTCTTCTCGTCCTACGCCTTCCTGCCGATGGTGACCATGAAGAAGGAGGACTCGTTCGACATCAGCATCGAGGCGCTGTCGGACCAGGACTTCGCCAAGAAGAAGGTCCAGCTGATGTTCTCCTCCAATCCCCGCACCACGGACACCTTGCGCTACGCCTTGCGCCGCTTCGACGAGCTGGGCATATTCGATTGA